In a genomic window of Variovorax paradoxus:
- a CDS encoding S-adenosylmethionine decarboxylase: MHGLHLTADLHDCQCGAQWFTDGEALGAVCLKAVSAAGLQPVGKLVHGFPATSHGPGGVTATVLLAESHLCLHTWPEQRAVTLDVYVCNFGGDHSAKAHALMDCLVSLFRPRHSERNELQRGRVAASA, from the coding sequence ATGCACGGGCTGCACCTCACCGCCGACCTTCACGACTGCCAATGCGGCGCGCAGTGGTTCACCGATGGCGAGGCGCTCGGCGCCGTCTGCCTCAAGGCGGTGTCGGCCGCGGGGCTGCAGCCGGTGGGCAAGCTGGTCCACGGCTTCCCGGCCACCTCGCACGGCCCCGGCGGCGTCACCGCCACCGTGCTGCTGGCCGAATCGCACCTGTGCTTGCACACCTGGCCCGAGCAGCGCGCCGTCACGCTCGACGTCTACGTCTGCAACTTCGGCGGCGACCATTCGGCCAAGGCGCATGCGCTGATGGACTGCCTGGTCTCGCTGTTCCGCCCACGCCACAGCGAACGCAACGAGCTGCAACGCGGGCGCGTGGCGGCCAGCGCTTGA
- a CDS encoding transketolase (catalyzes the formation of ribose 5-phosphate and xylulose 5-phosphate from sedoheptulose 7-phosphate and glyceraldehyde 3-phosphate; can transfer ketol groups between several groups; in Escherichia coli there are two tkt genes, tktA expressed during exponential growth and the tktB during stationary phase), which yields MANQALMANAIRALAMDAVQQANSGHPGAPMGMADMAVALWGEHLRYNPANPHWFDRDRFVLSNGHASMLLYAVLHLTGYDLPIDELKNFRQLHSKTAGHPEVDVTPGVETTTGPLGQGITNAVGFALAEKLLAAEFNRKGHDIVDHHTYAFLGDGCMMEGISHEACALAGAWHLNKLIALYDDNGISIDGQVKPWFIDNTEERFKAYGWNVIGPIDGNDAQEVSKAIAKAKKETSRPTLIACKTTIGKGSPNRAGTAKAHGEALGAEEIKLTREALGWTAPAFEIPTEVYADWNHKDEGHRLETDWNDRFAAYAVAYPELAGEFTRRMKGELPKEFHQVAFDTVVAAHTKAETVASRKASQLALEAFTAALPEMLGGSADLTGSNLTNTKSTAALRFDPKTGAVVMNVPAVEAKPGAEDEAKSEAPAEAPHGTIGRHINYGVREFGMAAIMNGVALHGGYIPYGGTFLTFSDYSRNAIRMAALMKRRVIHVFTHDSIGLGEDGPTHQSIEHAASLRLIPNLDVWRPGDTAETAVAWAVALQNQSRPTALLLSRQNIAYAAKNELGDISRGAYVLSEPEQVGLKNKKTAAVIIATGSEVQLALAAQKLLAEKKIAVRVVSMPSTTTFDRQDLAYKKAVLPKKLPRVAVEMGCTDGWWKYGCAAVVGIDTFGESAPAPVLFKHFGFTAENVAATVEAALRD from the coding sequence ATGGCCAACCAAGCCCTGATGGCCAACGCGATCCGCGCGTTGGCTATGGATGCCGTTCAACAAGCCAATTCCGGACATCCGGGCGCACCGATGGGGATGGCCGACATGGCCGTCGCGCTGTGGGGCGAGCACCTGCGCTACAACCCCGCCAACCCGCACTGGTTCGATCGCGACCGCTTCGTGCTGTCGAACGGCCATGCCTCGATGCTGCTGTACGCGGTGCTGCACCTGACCGGCTACGACCTGCCGATCGACGAGCTCAAGAACTTCCGCCAACTGCACAGCAAGACCGCGGGCCACCCCGAGGTCGACGTGACCCCCGGCGTGGAAACCACCACCGGCCCGCTGGGCCAGGGCATCACCAATGCCGTGGGCTTCGCGCTGGCCGAGAAGCTGCTGGCCGCCGAGTTCAACCGCAAGGGCCACGACATCGTCGACCACCACACCTACGCCTTCCTGGGCGATGGCTGCATGATGGAAGGCATCAGCCACGAAGCCTGCGCGCTGGCCGGCGCCTGGCACCTCAACAAGCTGATCGCGCTGTACGACGACAACGGCATCAGCATCGACGGGCAGGTCAAGCCCTGGTTCATCGACAACACGGAAGAGCGCTTCAAGGCCTACGGCTGGAACGTCATCGGCCCGATCGACGGCAACGACGCCCAGGAAGTGTCGAAGGCCATTGCCAAGGCGAAGAAGGAAACGTCGCGCCCCACGCTGATCGCCTGCAAGACCACCATCGGCAAGGGCAGCCCGAACCGCGCCGGCACCGCCAAGGCGCACGGCGAGGCGCTCGGCGCCGAAGAGATCAAGCTCACGCGCGAAGCCCTGGGCTGGACCGCGCCGGCCTTCGAGATCCCGACCGAGGTCTATGCCGACTGGAACCACAAGGACGAAGGCCACCGCCTCGAGACCGACTGGAACGATCGCTTCGCCGCCTATGCCGTCGCCTACCCCGAGCTGGCCGGCGAGTTCACGCGCCGCATGAAGGGCGAGCTGCCCAAGGAATTCCACCAGGTCGCGTTCGACACCGTGGTGGCCGCGCACACCAAGGCCGAGACCGTGGCCAGCCGCAAGGCCAGCCAGCTCGCGCTGGAAGCGTTCACCGCCGCGCTGCCCGAAATGCTCGGCGGCAGCGCCGACCTGACCGGCTCGAACCTCACCAACACCAAGAGCACCGCCGCGCTGCGCTTCGATCCGAAGACCGGCGCCGTGGTCATGAACGTGCCGGCGGTCGAGGCCAAGCCCGGCGCGGAAGACGAAGCCAAGTCCGAAGCGCCGGCCGAAGCCCCGCACGGCACCATCGGCCGCCACATCAACTACGGCGTGCGCGAGTTCGGCATGGCCGCGATCATGAACGGCGTGGCGCTGCATGGCGGCTACATCCCCTACGGCGGCACCTTCCTGACCTTCAGCGACTACAGCCGCAACGCGATCCGCATGGCCGCGCTGATGAAGCGCCGCGTGATCCACGTGTTCACGCACGACTCCATCGGCCTGGGCGAAGACGGCCCGACGCACCAGTCGATCGAGCATGCCGCCTCGCTGCGCCTGATCCCCAACCTCGACGTCTGGCGTCCGGGCGACACGGCCGAGACCGCCGTGGCCTGGGCCGTGGCGCTGCAGAACCAGTCGCGCCCGACCGCGCTGCTGCTGAGCCGCCAGAACATCGCCTATGCGGCGAAGAACGAACTCGGCGACATCAGCCGCGGCGCCTACGTGCTGTCCGAGCCCGAACAGGTCGGCCTGAAGAACAAGAAGACCGCGGCGGTCATCATCGCCACCGGTTCCGAAGTGCAGCTCGCGCTCGCCGCGCAGAAGCTGCTGGCCGAGAAGAAGATCGCGGTGCGCGTGGTGTCGATGCCCTCGACCACCACCTTCGACCGCCAGGACCTGGCCTACAAGAAGGCCGTGCTGCCGAAGAAGCTGCCGCGCGTCGCGGTCGAGATGGGCTGCACCGACGGCTGGTGGAAGTACGGCTGCGCCGCCGTCGTCGGCATCGACACGTTCGGCGAATCGGCACCCGCGCCGGTGCTGTTCAAGCACTTCGGCTTCACGGCCGAGAACGTCGCCGCCACGGTCGAGGCCGCGCTGCGCGACTGA
- a CDS encoding esterase-like activity of phytase family protein, which produces MKKTRLSLLALAAAAAFAATGASAQTAFPATLAGHAVLPAQSFVAAPKDAPSDLQVSGKFTTPKRVEAIGSVEGLSGGRGTGVSLPFKGQPLQGHSGIKKMDDGSFWILTDNGAGAKANSPDFMLYLNHYKVDFKSGKFQRLATVFLHDPDKKVPFRIVHEGSKQRYLTGSDFDPESFQFAGGALWIGEEFGPYLIKADLQGKVLAVFDTQVDGKVVRSPDNPAVTTPGVPGGAVDFQIKRSKGFEGMAASKDGSKLYALLEGPVWNAEAKDFEKVEGKEALRVLEFDVAGEKWTGRHWKYVLEANGNAIGDFNMIDGTTGLIIERDNGEGTSDKACPEGQKRTDCFHDIAKFKRVYKVELSDANVGGPVRKIGYIDLLNIADPDKLARKPLNDGVLKFPFFTIENVDVVDATHIVVGNDNNLPFSSSREPNKADDNELVLLEAGALLQAK; this is translated from the coding sequence ATGAAGAAGACGCGCCTTTCCCTCCTCGCCCTGGCCGCCGCCGCCGCGTTCGCCGCCACCGGTGCCTCGGCCCAGACCGCCTTCCCCGCCACCCTCGCCGGCCATGCCGTGCTGCCCGCGCAGAGCTTCGTCGCCGCGCCGAAGGACGCGCCCAGCGACCTGCAGGTCAGCGGCAAGTTCACCACGCCCAAGCGCGTGGAAGCCATCGGCAGCGTCGAGGGTCTCTCGGGCGGCCGCGGCACCGGCGTGTCGCTGCCCTTCAAGGGCCAGCCGCTGCAGGGCCACTCGGGCATCAAGAAGATGGACGACGGCAGCTTCTGGATCCTCACCGACAACGGTGCCGGCGCGAAGGCCAACTCGCCCGACTTCATGCTCTACCTCAACCACTACAAGGTCGACTTCAAGAGCGGCAAGTTCCAGCGCCTGGCCACCGTGTTCCTGCACGACCCCGACAAGAAGGTGCCGTTCCGCATCGTCCACGAGGGCAGCAAGCAGCGCTACCTGACCGGCTCCGACTTCGATCCCGAGAGCTTCCAGTTCGCCGGCGGCGCGCTGTGGATCGGCGAGGAGTTCGGCCCCTACCTGATCAAAGCCGACCTCCAGGGCAAGGTGCTCGCCGTGTTCGACACCCAGGTCGACGGCAAGGTCGTGCGCTCGCCCGACAACCCCGCCGTGACCACGCCCGGCGTGCCCGGCGGCGCGGTCGACTTCCAGATCAAGCGCTCCAAGGGCTTCGAGGGCATGGCCGCCTCGAAGGACGGCAGCAAGCTCTACGCGCTGCTCGAAGGCCCGGTGTGGAACGCCGAGGCCAAGGACTTCGAGAAGGTCGAGGGCAAGGAAGCGCTGCGCGTGCTCGAGTTCGACGTCGCGGGCGAGAAGTGGACCGGCCGCCACTGGAAGTATGTGCTCGAGGCCAACGGCAACGCCATCGGCGACTTCAACATGATCGACGGCACCACGGGCCTGATCATCGAGCGCGACAACGGCGAAGGCACCAGCGACAAGGCCTGCCCCGAAGGCCAGAAACGCACCGACTGCTTCCACGACATCGCGAAGTTCAAGCGCGTCTACAAGGTCGAACTGAGCGACGCCAACGTCGGCGGCCCGGTGCGCAAGATCGGCTACATCGACCTGCTGAACATCGCCGACCCCGACAAGCTCGCGCGCAAGCCGCTCAACGACGGCGTGCTCAAGTTCCCGTTCTTCACCATCGAGAACGTCGACGTGGTCGATGCCACCCACATCGTCGTCGGCAACGACAACAACCTGCCCTTCTCGAGCAGCCGCGAGCCGAACAAGGCCGACGACAACGAGCTGGTGCTGCTCGAGGCGGGGGCGCTGCTGCAGGCGAAGTGA
- a CDS encoding DUF3649 domain-containing protein: MSAGLRYRLGVASRAIAAIAGGYGVAALSAAALALCLPAAFGMARSEAAMTGTLASFLVFAVAVMWVFAARSAWRAWIGLVIAAAPLGALLLVLPTPGAGA, from the coding sequence GTGAGCGCCGGCCTGCGCTATCGCCTCGGCGTGGCCTCACGCGCCATCGCCGCCATCGCCGGCGGTTACGGCGTGGCCGCGCTCTCCGCCGCCGCGCTCGCGCTGTGCCTGCCCGCCGCCTTCGGCATGGCGCGCAGCGAAGCCGCGATGACCGGCACGCTGGCCTCCTTCCTCGTGTTCGCGGTCGCGGTGATGTGGGTGTTCGCGGCGCGCAGCGCGTGGCGCGCCTGGATCGGACTGGTCATCGCCGCGGCGCCGCTGGGCGCGCTGCTATTGGTGCTGCCCACGCCGGGAGCGGGCGCATGA
- a CDS encoding DUF3325 domain-containing protein: protein MNALLIATVFAASLAGFCALGLAMDRHNEDVFGRGSTPGPWRRWLQLGGSVALCLSLVASLRAAGHSIGWVLWLGALTAAAQTVVGLLSYAPRRFHWVASAAAAIALLTGLGCLVLAALGD, encoded by the coding sequence ATGAACGCCTTGCTGATCGCAACCGTGTTCGCCGCCTCGCTCGCGGGCTTCTGCGCGCTGGGCCTCGCAATGGATCGCCACAACGAGGACGTCTTCGGCCGCGGCAGCACGCCCGGCCCGTGGCGCCGCTGGCTGCAGCTCGGCGGCAGCGTGGCGCTGTGCCTGTCGCTCGTCGCCAGCCTGCGCGCCGCCGGCCATTCGATCGGCTGGGTGCTCTGGCTCGGCGCGCTCACGGCGGCCGCGCAGACGGTGGTGGGGCTCTTGAGCTATGCGCCGCGCCGCTTCCACTGGGTGGCGTCGGCGGCGGCGGCGATCGCGCTGCTGACGGGGCTCGGGTGCCTGGTGCTGGCGGCGCTGGGCGATTGA
- the gap gene encoding type I glyceraldehyde-3-phosphate dehydrogenase, producing the protein MAIKLGINGFGRIGRNVLRAAVQNFKNDIEIVAINDLLEPDYLAYMLQYDSVHGRFKGEVTVEGNTLIVNGKKIRLTQERDPANLKWNEVGADVVLESTGLFLTKETAQKHIDAGAKKVILSAPSKDDTPMFVYGVNDKKYAGEAIVSNASCTTNCLAPLAKVLNDKWGIKRGLMTTVHAATATQKTVDGPSNKDWRGGRGILENIIPSSTGAAKAVGVVIPELNKKLTGMSFRVPTSDVSVVDLTVELVKEATYKEICAEMKAQSEGALKGVLGYTEDKVVATDFRGDPRTSIFDAEAGIALDGTFVKLVSWYDNEWGYSNKCLEMVKVVSK; encoded by the coding sequence ATGGCTATCAAACTCGGTATCAACGGCTTCGGCCGCATCGGTCGCAACGTGCTGCGCGCAGCCGTGCAGAACTTCAAGAACGACATCGAAATCGTTGCCATCAACGACCTGCTCGAGCCCGACTACCTGGCCTACATGCTGCAGTACGACTCGGTGCACGGCCGCTTCAAGGGCGAGGTCACGGTCGAGGGCAACACGCTGATCGTGAACGGCAAGAAGATCCGCCTGACGCAGGAACGCGACCCCGCGAACCTCAAGTGGAACGAGGTCGGCGCCGACGTCGTGCTCGAGTCGACCGGCCTGTTCCTCACGAAGGAAACGGCGCAGAAGCACATCGACGCGGGCGCCAAGAAGGTGATCCTCTCGGCCCCGTCGAAGGACGACACGCCGATGTTCGTCTACGGCGTGAACGACAAGAAGTACGCCGGCGAAGCCATCGTCAGCAACGCCAGCTGCACCACCAACTGCCTGGCCCCGCTGGCCAAGGTGCTCAACGACAAGTGGGGCATCAAGCGCGGCCTGATGACCACCGTGCACGCCGCCACCGCCACGCAGAAGACCGTGGACGGCCCGAGCAACAAGGACTGGCGCGGCGGCCGCGGCATCCTCGAAAACATCATCCCGTCGTCGACGGGCGCGGCCAAGGCCGTGGGCGTGGTGATCCCCGAGCTCAACAAGAAGCTCACGGGCATGAGCTTCCGCGTGCCGACCTCCGACGTGTCGGTGGTCGACCTGACGGTCGAGCTGGTGAAGGAAGCCACGTACAAGGAAATCTGCGCCGAGATGAAGGCGCAGAGCGAAGGCGCGCTCAAGGGCGTGCTGGGCTACACGGAAGACAAGGTGGTGGCCACCGACTTCCGCGGCGACCCGCGCACCTCGATCTTCGACGCCGAAGCCGGCATCGCGCTCGACGGCACCTTCGTGAAGCTCGTGAGCTGGTACGACAACGAATGGGGCTATTCGAACAAGTGCCTCGAGATGGTGAAGGTCGTCTCGAAGTAA
- a CDS encoding PepSY domain-containing protein: protein MKEGFRQSMAWLHTWSGLLVGWVLFMVFAAGTASYFKDEITLWMKPELHGLSRTPVPQVQATEGAYAYLQQHAADSPRWFITLPTEREPSTSLFWTRPAPPAGSPPRDRRDRFGRAVLDAASGQPSAAVRETRGGEFFYRLHFDLHYMPAIWGRWIVGFCAMFMLVAILSGIVTHKRIFKDFFTFRPKKGQRSWLDAHNATAVLALPYHAMITYTGLVTLMFMYMPWGPQVAYKDSGGTQTFFSEAFAGGVREQFKAAGQKAPMAPVAPMLAQASAHWGGAPVGRLTVNSPNDANATVIVRRAEGPQLGSEQPSMVFNGVTGALIGAYGDSMRPAVETRSVLYGLHIGRFGDPLLRALFFVSGLAGCLMVATGLLLWAVKERQKFAKRLKQGGRVSFGLRLVDGLNLGAIAGLPLAMAALFWANRLVPFDTADRGAAEIGWFFAVWGAAALLGLARPTLRMWQAQLAAGALLFALLPMLNAFTGPAPLTVSLRSGPSAVAGFDLVSIALGLGLAGAAWMVERKRRKALSTSAKKAAKADPADDAADSPALATSGQGS from the coding sequence ATGAAGGAGGGCTTCCGCCAGTCGATGGCCTGGCTGCACACCTGGTCGGGCCTCCTGGTCGGCTGGGTGCTGTTCATGGTGTTCGCGGCTGGCACGGCCTCGTATTTCAAGGACGAGATCACGCTCTGGATGAAGCCCGAGTTGCACGGGCTTTCGCGCACGCCGGTGCCGCAGGTGCAGGCCACCGAGGGCGCCTACGCCTACCTGCAGCAGCACGCGGCCGACTCGCCGCGCTGGTTCATCACCTTGCCGACCGAGCGCGAACCCTCGACCAGCCTGTTCTGGACCCGGCCCGCGCCGCCGGCCGGCTCGCCGCCGCGCGACCGGCGCGACCGCTTCGGCCGCGCGGTGCTCGACGCGGCCAGTGGCCAGCCCTCGGCGGCGGTGCGCGAGACGCGCGGCGGCGAGTTCTTCTACCGCCTGCATTTCGACCTGCACTACATGCCCGCGATCTGGGGCCGCTGGATCGTCGGCTTCTGCGCGATGTTCATGCTGGTGGCGATCCTCAGCGGCATCGTCACGCACAAGCGCATCTTCAAGGACTTCTTCACCTTCCGACCGAAGAAGGGCCAGCGCTCGTGGCTCGACGCGCACAACGCGACCGCGGTGCTGGCGCTGCCCTATCACGCGATGATCACGTACACGGGCCTGGTCACCCTGATGTTCATGTACATGCCCTGGGGCCCGCAGGTGGCCTACAAGGACAGCGGCGGCACGCAGACCTTCTTCTCCGAAGCCTTCGCGGGCGGCGTGCGCGAGCAGTTCAAGGCCGCGGGCCAGAAGGCGCCGATGGCACCGGTCGCGCCGATGCTCGCGCAGGCCTCCGCGCACTGGGGCGGCGCGCCGGTCGGCCGCCTCACCGTCAACTCGCCGAACGATGCCAACGCGACGGTCATCGTGCGCCGCGCCGAAGGGCCGCAACTGGGGTCCGAGCAACCGTCGATGGTCTTCAACGGCGTGACCGGCGCGCTGATCGGCGCCTACGGCGACAGCATGCGGCCCGCCGTCGAGACGCGCAGCGTGCTCTACGGCCTGCACATCGGCCGCTTCGGCGATCCGCTGCTGCGCGCGCTGTTCTTCGTCTCCGGCCTCGCGGGCTGCCTGATGGTCGCCACCGGGTTGCTGTTGTGGGCCGTGAAGGAGCGCCAGAAGTTCGCGAAGCGGCTCAAGCAGGGCGGCCGCGTGAGCTTCGGCCTGCGGCTGGTCGACGGCCTCAACCTCGGCGCGATCGCGGGCCTGCCGCTCGCGATGGCCGCCTTGTTCTGGGCCAACCGGCTGGTGCCGTTCGACACGGCCGACCGCGGCGCGGCCGAGATCGGCTGGTTCTTCGCGGTCTGGGGCGCGGCCGCGCTGCTGGGGCTCGCGCGGCCCACGCTGCGCATGTGGCAGGCGCAGCTGGCCGCGGGCGCGCTGCTGTTCGCGCTGCTGCCGATGCTCAACGCCTTCACCGGCCCCGCGCCGCTCACGGTCAGCCTGCGCTCGGGTCCGAGCGCCGTCGCCGGCTTCGACCTGGTGTCGATCGCGCTGGGCCTGGGGCTCGCGGGCGCGGCCTGGATGGTGGAACGCAAACGGCGCAAGGCCCTGAGCACCTCGGCCAAGAAAGCCGCGAAGGCCGACCCGGCCGATGACGCGGCGGACTCGCCTGCGCTCGCCACCTCGGGCCAGGGATCGTGA
- a CDS encoding nucleotidyltransferase family protein yields the protein MVLAAGRGERMRPLTDTTPKPLLEVRGKPLMQWPMEALAAGGFTELVLNTAWLGDRISSHFGSKPLLDGQVALSISYSDEARDFGGALETAGGIVRALPLLGDPFWVAAGDVFAPGFVFTQAAVERFVAGGKLAHLWLVPNPAHNPKGDFGLSAEGLALNTPNGPRHTFSTIGLYRAALFAPPYCAIPGGNPGGVKAPLAPILRAAMDNGLVSAELYTGPWTDVGTPERLAELNRPS from the coding sequence ATGGTGCTCGCGGCCGGTCGCGGCGAGCGCATGCGGCCGCTGACCGACACCACCCCCAAGCCCCTGCTCGAGGTCCGCGGCAAGCCGCTGATGCAATGGCCGATGGAAGCGCTGGCCGCCGGCGGCTTCACCGAACTGGTGCTCAACACGGCCTGGCTCGGCGACCGGATCTCCAGCCACTTCGGCTCGAAACCGTTGCTGGACGGCCAGGTGGCGCTATCGATTTCATACTCCGACGAGGCCCGCGACTTCGGCGGCGCGCTCGAGACCGCGGGCGGCATCGTGCGCGCGCTGCCGCTGCTGGGCGATCCGTTCTGGGTCGCGGCGGGCGACGTGTTCGCGCCCGGCTTCGTCTTCACCCAGGCCGCGGTCGAGCGCTTCGTGGCGGGCGGCAAGCTCGCGCACCTGTGGCTGGTGCCCAATCCCGCGCACAACCCCAAGGGCGACTTCGGCCTCTCGGCCGAGGGCCTCGCGCTCAACACGCCGAACGGCCCGCGCCACACCTTCTCGACCATCGGCCTGTACCGCGCCGCGCTGTTCGCGCCGCCCTACTGCGCCATCCCTGGCGGCAATCCCGGCGGCGTCAAAGCCCCGCTGGCGCCGATCCTGCGTGCCGCGATGGACAATGGCCTGGTGAGCGCCGAGCTCTACACCGGCCCCTGGACCGACGTGGGAACGCCCGAGCGCCTCGCCGAACTCAACCGGCCTTCGTAG
- a CDS encoding aminopeptidase P N-terminal domain-containing protein, with amino-acid sequence MTTTDTKKIYAERRARLASQLGKDGIAIIPTAPERQRNRDSDFLFRHDSYFYYLSGFTEPNAWLVLGGDGRATLFCAPKDLEREIWDGYRLGPDAAPEALGLDEAFSVTELDAKLPKLLENRSVVWYPFATHKGLETRVDGWLQSVRARVRYGALCPEEQRDLCGPLDEMRLVKDAHEQDIMRRAAQISARAHIRAMQLSARMLREGKDVREYHLDAELLHEFRLGGSQYPAYGSIVAAGANACVLHYRADAAPVRDGELVLIDAGCELDGYASDITRTFPANGRFTGPQRALYDLVLASQDASAAATKAGNRFNDPHDAAVRVLAQGMLDLGLLDANKVGGLDDVIDSRAYFQFYMHRTGHWLGMDVHDCGSYVEPTQVGEVSERKDPLSNELIKNRPSRILQPGMVLTLEPGIYVRPADGVPEQFHNIGIRTEDDAIVTATGCELISRGVPVKADEIEALMRA; translated from the coding sequence ATGACCACCACCGACACCAAGAAGATCTACGCCGAGCGCCGCGCTCGCCTCGCCTCGCAACTGGGCAAGGACGGCATCGCGATCATCCCGACCGCGCCCGAACGCCAGCGCAACCGCGACAGCGACTTCCTGTTCCGCCACGACAGCTACTTCTACTACCTGAGCGGCTTCACCGAGCCCAACGCCTGGCTGGTGCTTGGCGGCGACGGCCGCGCGACGCTGTTCTGCGCGCCCAAGGACCTGGAGCGCGAGATCTGGGACGGCTACCGGCTCGGCCCCGACGCCGCGCCCGAGGCGCTCGGCCTCGACGAGGCCTTCTCGGTCACCGAGCTCGATGCGAAGCTGCCCAAGCTGCTCGAGAACCGCTCGGTCGTCTGGTATCCGTTCGCCACCCACAAGGGCCTCGAGACCCGCGTCGACGGCTGGCTGCAGTCGGTGCGCGCGCGGGTGCGCTACGGCGCGCTGTGCCCCGAGGAGCAGCGCGACCTCTGCGGCCCGCTCGACGAGATGCGCCTCGTGAAGGACGCGCACGAGCAGGACATCATGCGCCGCGCCGCGCAGATCAGCGCCCGCGCCCACATCCGCGCGATGCAGCTGTCGGCGCGCATGCTGCGCGAGGGCAAGGACGTGCGCGAGTACCACCTCGACGCCGAGCTGCTGCACGAGTTCCGCCTCGGCGGCTCGCAGTACCCGGCCTACGGTTCCATCGTCGCGGCCGGCGCCAACGCCTGCGTGTTGCATTACCGCGCCGATGCCGCGCCGGTGCGCGACGGCGAGCTGGTGCTGATCGATGCCGGCTGCGAGCTCGACGGCTACGCCAGCGACATCACGCGCACCTTTCCCGCCAACGGCAGGTTCACCGGCCCGCAGCGCGCGCTGTACGACCTCGTGCTCGCGAGCCAGGACGCCTCGGCCGCCGCCACCAAGGCCGGCAACCGCTTCAACGACCCGCACGACGCCGCCGTGCGCGTGCTCGCGCAGGGCATGCTCGACCTGGGCCTGCTCGACGCCAACAAGGTCGGTGGCCTCGACGACGTGATCGACAGCCGCGCCTACTTCCAGTTCTACATGCACCGCACCGGCCACTGGCTCGGCATGGACGTGCACGACTGCGGCAGCTACGTCGAGCCCACGCAGGTCGGCGAGGTCAGCGAGCGCAAGGACCCGCTGTCGAACGAGCTCATCAAGAACCGCCCGAGCCGCATCCTGCAGCCCGGCATGGTGCTCACGCTCGAACCCGGCATCTACGTGCGCCCGGCCGACGGCGTGCCCGAGCAGTTCCACAACATCGGCATCCGCACGGAAGACGACGCCATCGTCACGGCCACCGGCTGCGAACTCATTTCGCGCGGCGTGCCGGTGAAGGCGGACGAGATCGAGGCGCTGATGCGGGCCTGA